From Pseudomonas sp. StFLB209, a single genomic window includes:
- a CDS encoding DUF3509 domain-containing protein: MENISLLLSEALAPYQVSIGTAGLRGERLVTLKDVCGTVVIERSFSADQLRDRLLLTDVVDGLHRDLLVAEGRIEPCVIAAMRNASANRPLVTAPVFA, encoded by the coding sequence ATGGAAAATATCAGTTTGCTGCTAAGCGAAGCGCTGGCCCCTTATCAGGTCAGCATCGGCACGGCTGGCCTGCGGGGCGAGCGGCTGGTGACCCTCAAGGATGTCTGCGGCACCGTGGTAATCGAGCGCAGTTTCAGCGCCGACCAGTTGCGTGACAGACTGTTGCTGACTGACGTGGTCGATGGCCTGCATCGTGATTTGCTGGTGGCCGAGGGGCGTATCGAGCCGTGTGTGATTGCTGCCATGCGCAATGCCAGCGCAAATCGTCCACTGGTCACTGCACCGGTTTTTGCCTGA